In Nocardioides sp. JS614, the sequence TGGCCCTGGGTCGTGTAGGCCTCCTCGTAGCAGGGGTGATGCGCCAGCCGGTGATCGGCCCATCCCTCCTGCGCGTGCACCAGCCGGGTGTAGAAGCCCGTGACCGGGTCGACGTGCAGGTACTTGATGAACAGGCCGGGCATCGGGCCGGGGTTCGGGACCGCGTCCCACTGCATCGCCTCGGAGTCGATCACGATGATCTCCTCCCTCGCGTCGTCCCATGCCGCGGCGCCGGCGAGCGACTCCACCTGGTCGAACCCGGCGTCGCCGTACTCCCGGTAGTGCAGCAGCTGGGTGCCCTCGGCGATCTTGATGTAGTCCGCGGGCACACCCTTGGGGGCGTAGACGTAGCCACCCGTGCCGATCTTCCGGCCGCCGTAGTCGATCTCCCCGTCGAGCACGTAGTACTCGGTGTTCGCGTGATGGATGCCCGGACCACGACCCCAGTCGGTGTGGAACGCCATCTTCAGCGACGAGGAGCCGTCCTCCTCGTCCACGGAGAGCCGGCGCTCGCTCGCGCGGCCCTCACCACCCGGCAGCTCAGCCGTGTGCCAGACGTAGTCATCTTCCTGGATCAGCTCGACGTGCGGTCGCATGCGGTTCTCTTCTCTCTTGATGGAGGGATGGGGTGCCCGGTTCAACCGGCCTGGACGAAGGTCACGGGGAGGCCGTTCGGCGTGTCCATGAAGCAGACGCGGCGGCCGCCGAACAGCGCGTCGGGGCCTTCCCGGGGGGCCGTGAGGACCCGCCCGCCCCGCTCGGCGGCGCGGGCCACGGCCGCGCCGAGATCGTGGACCTCGACCAGCCAACCCGAGTGGCCGAGGTGCCGTGCCGTCCGTTGCGTCGCCCGCAGGTCCGTCCCGAGGGTGCGGTCCTCCATGCGGGTGATCTCGATGCGAGCGGTCGTCGGACCGGCCAGGAAGGTGAGCCGCATGACTGTCCCCTCGGGCAGCGCGGCCATCTTGTCCAGGCCGGGGTGGGAGAAGGTGACGTCGTACCAGCTGGACAGCCCGAGGCCGTCCGCTCCCCAGAACGCCGCCTCCGCCGGGAAGTCCTCGACGTGACAGACCACCGAGGTCAGCTCGGTGTAGTGCCGGTCCGGGTCTCGGTCCCAGGCAGCGGTGCCCCGCGCCTGTGCGGGCTCGACGAACACGATGTCCGTCGACTCGGGAGCCAGCGCGAATCCCTGGGTGACCGTCACGAGCTTCTCGCCGAGCGGCACCTCCCAGGTCGCCGGAGGCGTGGCCCAGGGCGTTCCGGCCGCGGTGAGCACCCGGTGCGAGACCTGGATGTCTCGGGTGTACATGTTGATGGCGATCAGTCCGGTGTCCGCCTGCCGCGGGTGCGGGCCCGGCTCCTGCGGGGGGACCTCGAGCAGGACGATGCGTCCGTGGTCGGCGCCGGCGGCGGTCAGCACGGTGTAGGCGGTGTCGCCGACGCCCGGTCCCCACAGGCCGGATGCCTCGGCCGCCGTCAACAGACCCTCCTCGGCGATCTCCCACCCGAGCTGCCCCTGGTACAGGTCCAGGTGCGGCTTGCGGTCGTTGACACCCACGAACGCCGCGTTGACGCCGCCGACCAGGTACGGGTCACTCATCCGAGGTGCTCCTTGGGTTGTTGTCCGGATCCGGCCCCCACGCGTTCGCCGAGCAGCCGCCCGAGCGTGAGCGCCGGCGTGATGCTCATGCCGCCGACGTAGTTGTCGCCCGCGAACTTGTTGTTGCCGAGCACCTCCCCGACGGCATAGAGGCCGGCGATCGGGGATCCCATCCGGTCCAGCACCCGCAGGTCGGTGTCGACGGCCAGCCCGTCGCGGGACAGGATCGAGGCAGCGACCGTGGTGATGGCGTAGAACGGCGGCTGGTCGAGCCGGCGGGGCAGGTTCGCGCGACCGATCGGGTCGTGCCCGGTCTCGATCGCGGTGTGGTAGTCGCCCACCGTCGCGACCAGCGCCCCGGGATCGATGCCGAGGGCCCGCGCCAGCGCTTCCAGCGAGTCCGCTCGCGTCACCCAGGGGCTGGTCCGGCAGACCTCCGCGAACCGCTCCGGCTCCCACGGCCCGGCCGGATTCCGGATCAGGCCGGTCGGCGCGGCCGCGAGGGCACCGGCGTCGAAGATGATGTGCATCGTGCTCGACGGCTGGGCCATCAGGGCGCGCTCGCGCAGCTCGGGGCTGCGGGTGTCCTCCGGCACGAAGCGGCGGCCGTCGAGGTTCACCCAGATCTCCAGGGGCTCCCGGTACGCCGGGGCCATCTCGATGTACGCCTCGCGGTAGTCGACGGCGTGCCCGGGACGCGCGGGGTCGGGGATCATGCCCATCACGGGCAGGAACACGCCGTCCGAGGAGACGGCGGCACCGGCATCCTCGGCCATCAGGAGGCCGTCCCCCGTGGCGTGGTCGAGACAGCCGACGAGCACCGCGCAGCAATGCTCGGGCAGGAAGCGGTTGCGCAGCTCGACGTTCGCGTCGTACCCGCCGGTCGCGAGGACGACGGCATCGGCGCGGATGGTGTGATCGCCCTCGCCGGACGACACCTCGACCCCGACCACCCGGCCGTCCTCGATCGCGAGGGACCGCACGGTCGTCGCCGTGTGCACCTGGGCTCGGCCGGCCCGGACGTGGGCGGTCAGCTCGCGCTCGAGCACCTCGAGGACGGACCGGCCGTGGTCCTGCCCCCAGTAGGTGCGGGGCACCTCGTAGACCTCGTGACCGTGGATCAGGCCCGGGCAGTCCTCGTGGAAGGCGAACCCGTGGTCGTCGAGCCAGTCGACGGTCTCACCCTGGTGGCGGACCGACAGCCACGCGAGGTCGGCGTCGACACGGTCGTGGGAGAGCCTGCGCACCTCCTCGAAATGGCGCTGGGGCGAGTCCTCGATGCCGCGGGCCGCCTGTCGGCGACTGCCGGCTCCCGAGAACTCGCCGCTGGCGATGTGCAGCATGCCACCGAGGGTGTCCTGCTTCTCGATGAGGCGCACGCGGGCACCCTGTGCGGCGGCGTGGACGGCGACCGACAGGCCCGCCGCGCCCGCACCGACGACGGCGACCTCGATCATCGGGGTCTCGGTCACGCGCTGACCACCTCGATCACGACGCCTTCCGGACCGCGCACGACGAGGTCGGCGAGGGGTTCGGCCCCCGCGGACAGCAGGGCGGCGTACGACTCCGCCGGGTCGTCGGCGACGAACACCAGGCGCTGGATGCCGAGGACGTCGCCGGAGCGGTCCGCTGAATCCACGCCGGTGAACGACATGATCTCCAGGCGAGCGGCCTCCTGGCCCGGCCCGACCAGGAACGCCAGGCGCAGCCCCGCGTCGGCGGGGATGCCGACGAGCTCGTCGAACGGCGGTCCCGACAGCTCTCCGTCGAACGCTGCCTTCAGCCCGGCGGCCTCGAAGAAGGCGACCGCGCCGTCGTGGTCGGCGGTGACGAGCACGGCGGTGTGGAGCTCGGAGTGCATCCGCCGCGGCTCGGCCGCGTAGGCGGCGCTGGGGCGATGGGCGCCGGGAACGGCCTGGGGGATCGTCCACCACACGCCGTCGGCCCCCAGCCCGACGAGCTCGGAGAGGGATGCGGTGCCGTACGGGTAGGTCACCGGTCGGCGGGGGGTGCCCCCCGCTGCGGCCATGGCAGCGGCGGTGTGGTCCAGGTCGTGGGAGTAGATCCCGAGCAGCCGGGCGCCGGTGTCCCACACGCGCGGCGGATCGGAGGGCGTCGCGCCGTCATCCGCGGCGACCAGGCGCAAGCGCCCGCCGGGACTTCCCGGCACGCCGAGCAGTACCTCCTGGGCGGATTCGATCCCGTCCACCACCTCGAGCCCGAAGGCGCTCTGGTGGAAGGTCGCGGCGGTGCGCACGTCGGCGCTCGCGACCACGACCTCTCGGATGTAACGCAGGCTCATTCGGTCCCTCTCGTCCTTCGTCGTCACGCCTGATCGTCAGCGGGCGAGCGCGACCGTCCGCCGCGCGTTGCGGACCACGGCCTCGTCGATCATCCGGCCGTCCTCCCCGAGGATCACGCCCACCCCCCGGGCCACCGCCTCGTCGAAGGCGGCGATCAGCGCCCGGGCATGACCGACGTCCTCGGGCCGCGGGGTGAAGACCTCGTTCGCGACCGCGACCTGGGCCGGATGGATGCACGCCCGACCCACGAAGCCCCGGGCGGCGAGCGCCCGCGTCGATGCAGCGAACCCGTCCAGGTCGCGGAAGTCGGTGGAGACGGGAGCGACCGGCGCCTCGATCCCGGCGGCCGCGCTCACGATCACCGTCTGCGTGCGGATGGTGTCCCACGGTGCCTGGTCGTCCTGCCGCGCGAACCCGAGGTCGGCCGCGAGGTCGGCCTCCCCGACCTGCAGCCGCACCACGCCGGGAACGGCCGCGATCTCGGTCGCGGCGAGCAGGGCGCGCGCGGACTCCAGGAGCGGCACCAGCCCGAAGGCGCCCCGAGGCAGCTCGAGGCGGTCCTCCGCGGCTGCCGCCTCGGCGGCGAGCACCCGCAGCCCCTCGGCGGACTCGGTCTTCGCCGCGACGAGACCGCGCACCCGGGGCGCGAGGACCGCTCGAGCGTCCTGGAGGCCGAGGTCACCGGGGTTCACCCGCACCCAGATCTCCACGTCCGTGGCGGGCAGGGTGCTCAGCCAGCCGGTCACCAGCGCGCGGGCTTCGTCCTTCTTCGCCGGGGCGACCGCGTCCTCCAGGTCGACGATCAGCGCGTCGGCGCCTCGCGAGGTCGCCTTCTCCAGCTTCGCGGCATCGTCGCCGGGAACGTAGAGGTACGACCGAGGGATCACATCATCTCCAAATTGGAACAGCGTTTCGGCTAATGTAACGGCAGGCCCCGCCGCCGTCAACGGGGTCTTCGGCCGAGCGACGACGTCCGGTCTCGGCCGAGAAGCGGGCACGTCGGGTCCGTTCGTGTCCGGCCGAAGGGGAGAGATGCACGCCAGCAGCAGTCGGCACGGGAACGTCCGGAGGCCCCTCCGCCCGGTGACAGTCGCCTCGATCTGCGCCATCGCGCTGGCGTGCATGATGTTCGACCAGACCTCGCTCGTGGTATCGATCCCGACCATCGGTCGCGATCTGGACGCGGGCATCGCCGGACTGCAGTGGCTGAGCGCGCTGATGCCGCTGGTCGCGGCCAGCGCGCTTCCTGCGAGCGGCGTGCTCGCCTCGCGCTACGGCGCACGAGCGGTCCTGCGCTGCGGCCTGGTCGCGTTCGCCGCCGGTGCGACGGTCGCTGCCGTCTCCCCCGATCTGGCGATGCTGCTGGCAGCGCGGGTGCTCCAGGGCCTCGGGATGGCGATGGTGCTGCCGAACTGTCCGACCTTGCTGGCGGGCAACGTCCCGGCCGGGCGCCGCCGTCAGCGTGCCATCGGCCAGCTCCTGATGATCGGTTGCGTGGGACTGCTGCTGGGGCCGGTCGTCGGCGGCGCGCTGGTCGAGGCGCTCGGCTGGCGCGTGACGTTCGTGGCACTGGCCCCGGTCGCACTGGCCGGCGCCGTGGCTGCTGGCCTGCTGGAGGAGACGGCGCGTGCGGAGCCGGGGCGCCTCGACCTCGCCGGGATGGCGCTCGCTGCGCTCGCGCTCGGCACCTTGTCGTGGGCGTTGATCGAGACCGGCCGCGGCCACGCGTCGCCGGTCATGGTGCTGACCGGCTTCGGCGTGAGCGCCGCCCTCGTCGTCGCCTTCGTCCGAACGGAGCGTCGGGTGGTGAACCCGGTGCTCGACGTCGACCTGCTGCGCGTGCCCGCCGTGCGCACGCTGCTCCCCGCGACGTTCGGCTACAACGCCATGATCAACGGCACGGCGTTCGTGATCTCCCTGCAGCTCCAGCAGGGTCGCGGGGTCTCCGCCTCGGTGACCGGGCTCTTCATGCTCGTGGGCAACCTCGGCATGCCGATCGCGGGCCCCCTGTGCGCCTACCTGCGCCCCTTCGTCCGGCCGAGCACCCTCATGCTCGCGAGCATGCTCATCCTGGCTGCCGCCCTCCTGCTGCTCGCGGCGGTGGCGCAGGCGTCCTTGTGGCTGAGCCTGGGGCCACTGGCGGTCTTCGGCCTGTGCGCCGGGATCCTCTACTCGATCGACACCATGACCATGGTCGACGCGATCGAGGGCCCGCTCGCGGCGCGTGCGATGTCGGCGCTGACCCTGATGCGCCAGATCGGGAGCGTCGTGGGCATCGCCGCGCTGGCCTCGGTCGGACAGCTGTCGATCACGCTCGGGATCGCGACCCGGGGCGAGACCACCGCACTGCTGGTCTCGGGCGTACTGCTGGTGCTGGTCGCCCTCAGCACAGGGCCCAGCCTGCGGCGTCTCAGCTGAGTCGGTCCGGGTCCGCGACATGCTCGCGGATCAGTCCCGCAACCTCAGCGGTCCGGGTGATCATCATCTGGTGGCTCCAGCCGGGCAACCGGAGGAAGCGACCGCGCCTCAGGAGCCTCTCGGCCCGCAGCGTCGGCCCCTCGAGGTCGTCCTGAGGGCACAGCAGGAGGACCGGTTGCTCCACGCACGGCAGCTTCTCGGCGTGCTGGTAGGCGAACGCGGCCAGGTAGCCCCAGTGGGCGCGGGAGCCTCCCCGCTGCTGCTCGCCGAACTCGCGTTGGATCAGCGACAGCGGTGTGTCCCGGGGGCTCCACCGCACCAGCTCCCTGAACTGCCGGACCAGGTGCGAGCCGTCCGGCTCGAGGGTGCGCGGCACGGCGAGGGCCGCCGCCTGCTGCGCGAGCTCCTCCTCGGTGTAGACCGGCGCGGAGACCAGGACGAGGCTGTGCACCCGCGTGGGTGCGACGAGCGCCAGCTCGACCGCGATCTTGCTCCCGGTGTGGTAGCCGAGGACGTCCACCTCATCGATCCTGTAGTGGTCGAGCACGGCCAGCATCGACCGCGCGAAGGTGGCGATGGTCGGGGGCGCCGCAGAGGGGTCGCTGGCTCCGAAGCCGGGCGTGTCGGGGGCGATCGCGAACCGGTCCGTCGCCATCTCGACGAGCAGCTCCTCGTACATGCGTCCGGAGCCCGGACTCAGGTGGAGGCACAGCAGGGGCCGCTCCCCGATCCCTGCGGCACCCGCCCGGCGGACATGGATCTGCCCCTCCGGCCCGTCGACGTACTCCCTGCGCAGTCCCGTCACGCTCTCTCCTGGCTCTCGGTGGCCGTCCGCCGGGCCACGCGCCGTAGTGGGCGCCGACCCGGGGACGGACCCGGGTGCCGGGATGGACGATCCCATCCCGACACCTGGCCCATGCTGGTCGTGCTCGCGCTACTTGACGTCGAGCACGGTGTTCAGCCACAGGAGCCCGGAGGGCTCGTAGCCCACCAGGTCCTTGGACCATGCCTCGCTGACCTGAGCCGCGACGAGCTGGATGTTGCCCTGCGTCGCGACGTCACGCTCCTGGACCGCCTTCCAGGCCGCGGCCTGCTCCTCCTCGGTCTGGGCCGTCATGGCCGTGTCGAGGAGCCGATCCATCTCCGGGTCGTTGAACTTCGCGAAGTTGTTCGCCGCCTTGCTGTTCAGGCCACCGTTGACGTAGTCGGGAGCGAAGCCCGCCGACGTCGACGCCGGGCTGTCGAAGGCGATCAGGTCGTACTCCCCGGAGATGAGCGCCGAGTAGAAGCCGGCCACCTCCTGCGACTCGACGGTGGCGGTCACGCCGATCGCCTTGAGGTTGGCCTGCAGGATCGTCATCGCTCTCACCACGCTCGGCTTGTTCACCGCGATGATCTTCAGGGTGCGGCTCGTGTCGTAGCCCGACGCCTCGAGGTGCTCCTTCGCGGCCTCGATGTCGGGCGTCGAACCGAAGGTCATCCCGACCTCCTCGTCGTGGTAGAGCGATCCGTAGGTCAGGTAGGTGCTGTTCGGACGGCCCGCGCCGCCGTACACCTGGTCCACGATCCGCTGCCGGTCGGCCGCATAGGCGATCGCAAGCCGGAAGTCGACGTTCGAGGTCGGCCGGTCGGGGTTCATCGACGGGTAGAGGAACAGGCGGACGACGTTCTTCTCGACGATCGCGGCGTTCGCGCCGCGGTCCTTGATCAGCTCGACCTGGTCGGTGGGTACGTTCGGCAGGATGTGGGACTCACCGTTGAGCAGGCGAGCGATCCGGGAGGCGTCCTCCGGAACGACCTTGAAGGTGATGGTCTCGAAGGGCGGCTGGTCGCCGAAGTAGTCTCCGAACCGCGCCATCTCGATGGAGTCGCCGCGGTTGAGCTTCTCCAGCACGTACGGACCACTGCCGTTCTCGGTTGTGGCATAGGTGTCGTTGGTCTTGTACGGCGTCTCGTCCGACAGGATCGGTATCATCGCGAGCCGGCTACCCATGTAGGCGTACGGCTCGGTCAGCTTCAGCTCGACCGTGGTGTCGTCGACGGCCTTGACGGATTCCATGTAGCTCAGCGAGGAGAGCCAGACGGCACCGTTCTCGGGGTTCGCCGCGGCCTCGAACGTGAAGACCACGTCGTCGGCCGTCAGCGGTGTGCCGTCATGGAAGGTGACTCCGTCGCGGAGCGTGATCGTCCACGTCTTGCCGCCGTCGGTCACCTCGGGCAGCTCCGCCGCCAGGTCAGGGGCGAGCGAACCGTCCTCGTTCCACTTCAGGATGCTGCTGTAGGCCAGGCGGTAGAAGCGTTGCGCCTCCGCGGTGTTGCGGTAGAAGGGGTCCAGGGAGTCGGGCTCCTGACCGCTGTCGACCACCAGGTCGGTGATCTTCGTGGTCTCCGGCCCGTCGCTCTGGTTGCCACCCGAGCCTCCCCCGCACGCGGCGAGGAGGAGGGCGGCCGCTGCGGCGACCGCTACGAGCCCGGCCCGGGCTCGTGCCGAGCGACTACGTGCTGTGCTTGTCATGTCCGGACTCCCATCCGATCGGACGGCGGCTTGGATGTGCGAGGCGACACCCCCGATTGCCGGGCTGTTCCACCTACCGAAACGCCGTTCCTCTGCTTGGCGCACAACGTAGTGAGCACCGGTGGGCCCGGTCAAGAGAAATCCCGTGGGATGTTTGACGAGGCAGACCGGTGCCGTGTTTACTCTGACGGAAAGTTGTTCCATGAGTTGGAACAGACGGAGGGAGCGGCTGGGATGACACAGGGACCTCTCGCAGGCATCCGGGTCCTCGACGTATCGACGATCCTGGCGGGCCCCCTGGCGTGCCAGATCCTGGGCGACTTCGGTGCCGAGGTCATCAAGATCGAGCATCCGGTCGCGGGCGACGGCATGCGCGGGCACGGACCCACCAAGAACGGCGCGCCCCTGTGGTGGAAGGAGATCTCGCGCAACAAGCGGACCGTCGGCCTGAACCTGTCCGCACCCGAGGGCGCGGACGTCTTCCGGGAGCTGGTCAAGACCGCCGACGTCGTGGTCGAGAACTTCCGCCCCGGGACCTTCGAGCGCTGGGGCCTGTCCCCGGAAGTGCTGACCGCCCTCAATCCGCGCCTGGTCCTGGCCCGGGTGACCGGATTCGGCCAGTACGGGCCCTATGCCTCCCGACCCGGCTTCGGCACGATCGCGGAGGCGATGAGCGGCTTCGCCCACCTCACCGGATCCGCCGATGGCCCCCCGTCGCTGCCGGCGTTCGGCCTCGCCGACTCCATCTGCGGCATCGCGACATCCTCGGCCGTCTCCATGGCCCTGCTGGCGCGTGAACGCAACGGCGGGCGCGGTCAGGTCATCGACATGAACCTGCTCGAACCGATCATGACCGCCGTCGGCCCCGGGCCCACGGTCTACCAGCAGCTCGGCGTCGTCGGCATGCGCCACGGCAACCGGTCGA encodes:
- a CDS encoding VOC family protein → MSDPYLVGGVNAAFVGVNDRKPHLDLYQGQLGWEIAEEGLLTAAEASGLWGPGVGDTAYTVLTAAGADHGRIVLLEVPPQEPGPHPRQADTGLIAINMYTRDIQVSHRVLTAAGTPWATPPATWEVPLGEKLVTVTQGFALAPESTDIVFVEPAQARGTAAWDRDPDRHYTELTSVVCHVEDFPAEAAFWGADGLGLSSWYDVTFSHPGLDKMAALPEGTVMRLTFLAGPTTARIEITRMEDRTLGTDLRATQRTARHLGHSGWLVEVHDLGAAVARAAERGGRVLTAPREGPDALFGGRRVCFMDTPNGLPVTFVQAG
- a CDS encoding FAD-dependent oxidoreductase, whose product is MTETPMIEVAVVGAGAAGLSVAVHAAAQGARVRLIEKQDTLGGMLHIASGEFSGAGSRRQAARGIEDSPQRHFEEVRRLSHDRVDADLAWLSVRHQGETVDWLDDHGFAFHEDCPGLIHGHEVYEVPRTYWGQDHGRSVLEVLERELTAHVRAGRAQVHTATTVRSLAIEDGRVVGVEVSSGEGDHTIRADAVVLATGGYDANVELRNRFLPEHCCAVLVGCLDHATGDGLLMAEDAGAAVSSDGVFLPVMGMIPDPARPGHAVDYREAYIEMAPAYREPLEIWVNLDGRRFVPEDTRSPELRERALMAQPSSTMHIIFDAGALAAAPTGLIRNPAGPWEPERFAEVCRTSPWVTRADSLEALARALGIDPGALVATVGDYHTAIETGHDPIGRANLPRRLDQPPFYAITTVAASILSRDGLAVDTDLRVLDRMGSPIAGLYAVGEVLGNNKFAGDNYVGGMSITPALTLGRLLGERVGAGSGQQPKEHLG
- a CDS encoding VOC family protein, with the protein product MSLRYIREVVVASADVRTAATFHQSAFGLEVVDGIESAQEVLLGVPGSPGGRLRLVAADDGATPSDPPRVWDTGARLLGIYSHDLDHTAAAMAAAGGTPRRPVTYPYGTASLSELVGLGADGVWWTIPQAVPGAHRPSAAYAAEPRRMHSELHTAVLVTADHDGAVAFFEAAGLKAAFDGELSGPPFDELVGIPADAGLRLAFLVGPGQEAARLEIMSFTGVDSADRSGDVLGIQRLVFVADDPAESYAALLSAGAEPLADLVVRGPEGVVIEVVSA
- a CDS encoding HpcH/HpaI aldolase/citrate lyase family protein; amino-acid sequence: MIPRSYLYVPGDDAAKLEKATSRGADALIVDLEDAVAPAKKDEARALVTGWLSTLPATDVEIWVRVNPGDLGLQDARAVLAPRVRGLVAAKTESAEGLRVLAAEAAAAEDRLELPRGAFGLVPLLESARALLAATEIAAVPGVVRLQVGEADLAADLGFARQDDQAPWDTIRTQTVIVSAAAGIEAPVAPVSTDFRDLDGFAASTRALAARGFVGRACIHPAQVAVANEVFTPRPEDVGHARALIAAFDEAVARGVGVILGEDGRMIDEAVVRNARRTVALAR
- a CDS encoding MFS transporter; translated protein: MTVASICAIALACMMFDQTSLVVSIPTIGRDLDAGIAGLQWLSALMPLVAASALPASGVLASRYGARAVLRCGLVAFAAGATVAAVSPDLAMLLAARVLQGLGMAMVLPNCPTLLAGNVPAGRRRQRAIGQLLMIGCVGLLLGPVVGGALVEALGWRVTFVALAPVALAGAVAAGLLEETARAEPGRLDLAGMALAALALGTLSWALIETGRGHASPVMVLTGFGVSAALVVAFVRTERRVVNPVLDVDLLRVPAVRTLLPATFGYNAMINGTAFVISLQLQQGRGVSASVTGLFMLVGNLGMPIAGPLCAYLRPFVRPSTLMLASMLILAAALLLLAAVAQASLWLSLGPLAVFGLCAGILYSIDTMTMVDAIEGPLAARAMSALTLMRQIGSVVGIAALASVGQLSITLGIATRGETTALLVSGVLLVLVALSTGPSLRRLS
- a CDS encoding alpha/beta fold hydrolase: MTGLRREYVDGPEGQIHVRRAGAAGIGERPLLCLHLSPGSGRMYEELLVEMATDRFAIAPDTPGFGASDPSAAPPTIATFARSMLAVLDHYRIDEVDVLGYHTGSKIAVELALVAPTRVHSLVLVSAPVYTEEELAQQAAALAVPRTLEPDGSHLVRQFRELVRWSPRDTPLSLIQREFGEQQRGGSRAHWGYLAAFAYQHAEKLPCVEQPVLLLCPQDDLEGPTLRAERLLRRGRFLRLPGWSHQMMITRTAEVAGLIREHVADPDRLS
- a CDS encoding ABC transporter substrate-binding protein codes for the protein MTSTARSRSARARAGLVAVAAAAALLLAACGGGSGGNQSDGPETTKITDLVVDSGQEPDSLDPFYRNTAEAQRFYRLAYSSILKWNEDGSLAPDLAAELPEVTDGGKTWTITLRDGVTFHDGTPLTADDVVFTFEAAANPENGAVWLSSLSYMESVKAVDDTTVELKLTEPYAYMGSRLAMIPILSDETPYKTNDTYATTENGSGPYVLEKLNRGDSIEMARFGDYFGDQPPFETITFKVVPEDASRIARLLNGESHILPNVPTDQVELIKDRGANAAIVEKNVVRLFLYPSMNPDRPTSNVDFRLAIAYAADRQRIVDQVYGGAGRPNSTYLTYGSLYHDEEVGMTFGSTPDIEAAKEHLEASGYDTSRTLKIIAVNKPSVVRAMTILQANLKAIGVTATVESQEVAGFYSALISGEYDLIAFDSPASTSAGFAPDYVNGGLNSKAANNFAKFNDPEMDRLLDTAMTAQTEEEQAAAWKAVQERDVATQGNIQLVAAQVSEAWSKDLVGYEPSGLLWLNTVLDVK
- a CDS encoding CaiB/BaiF CoA transferase family protein — its product is MTQGPLAGIRVLDVSTILAGPLACQILGDFGAEVIKIEHPVAGDGMRGHGPTKNGAPLWWKEISRNKRTVGLNLSAPEGADVFRELVKTADVVVENFRPGTFERWGLSPEVLTALNPRLVLARVTGFGQYGPYASRPGFGTIAEAMSGFAHLTGSADGPPSLPAFGLADSICGIATSSAVSMALLARERNGGRGQVIDMNLLEPIMTAVGPGPTVYQQLGVVGMRHGNRSTNNAPRNTYRTKDDQWVAVSTSAQRIAERVLRLVGHPEVIDEPWFAAGHSRAEHADLLDEYVGGWIAERTRDEVLTAFTDAGAAVAAVNTARDIVEDIHIRETEMLVEVDDPDFGALLQHNVMWRMSQTPGDVRFTGRPPGHDTDDVLTEIGIVPDVVADLRARQIVR